One Deinococcus ruber genomic window carries:
- a CDS encoding helix-turn-helix domain-containing protein has product MTAPTSPLRTLRLERGWTLRQLALQVQTSVACLSDLERGKGAHADVIVRLAQLYQVPPHVLFQTLPPGLAELVAHPDTDFSPAWIQTLCRLEFRRGHDLSAQAWWTLSETLRQSLP; this is encoded by the coding sequence ATGACGGCCCCCACATCCCCACTGCGCACACTCCGACTTGAACGCGGATGGACCCTGCGTCAGCTCGCCCTTCAGGTGCAAACAAGTGTGGCGTGTCTCTCCGATCTGGAGCGCGGCAAAGGCGCACACGCGGACGTCATCGTCCGGCTCGCCCAGCTGTATCAAGTCCCGCCGCACGTCCTGTTTCAGACGCTTCCCCCAGGTCTGGCTGAACTGGTGGCCCATCCAGACACAGACTTCTCGCCAGCGTGGATTCAGACCCTCTGCCGCCTGGAATTCCGCCGTGGCCATGATCTCAGTGCACAGGCGTGGTGGACACTCTCGGAAACCCTTCGGCAGTCGTTGCCATGA
- the ung gene encoding uracil-DNA glycosylase, with translation MTAVDTHARRPHTPVQVVWFKKDLRVHDHQPLLEAAARGPVLPLYIYEPEQLNHPEFGGHHLHYLNQCLAELNDALGSLGSPLICRHGEAVQVLEALHHEVGAFTLWAHEETGNGVSDQRDRRVRAWCRARGLPFTETPQNGVVRRMVNRDGWADTWEARLGVPPLPSPDHLTPVDLPASGLLTHTDLAFAPNRKTIPQGGRHTAEATLASFLSARGVGYQAEMSSPLTAEDSCSRLSAPLAFGTLSLREVVQATRQRLAAVSGDRDADPRWVRSLRAFESRLHWHCHFIQRLESEPDMEFRPLNRAFDQLRPDWHQLRYDRWAAGQTGYPLQDACMRMLEATGWLNFRMRAMTISFASQLLWLPWQKPGEYLAHQWLDNEPGIHWAQVQMQSSTVGINRVRIYNPTKQARDQDPTGTFIRRWVPELSDVPTDFIHAPWEWSGASRLKYPAPIVDAERAMRAAKAKITAVWHTATFQAEARRIYTLHGSRKKAVMRAERLARGLPERPRRPAPKPRPVSVPRTDTQPRLFDTVSPVAAPIVPARLPVSWQIALTDAFAAPSFHQLKDLLIAERAAHTIYPPAPDVFNALRLTPLENVKVLILGQDPYHGTGQAQGLSFSVPPGIRVPPSLQNIYRELQTDLPGFTPPRHGDLRAWASQGVLLLNAVLTVRAGAPNSHAGLGWEPFTDAVIRAVNAKAERVVFILWGNYARKKAKLVTGPQHRIIESAHPSPLSATQFLGTRPFSRANAALIDAGEPPIDWRVPISSERHR, from the coding sequence ATGACCGCGGTCGACACACACGCCCGACGCCCGCACACGCCCGTGCAGGTGGTGTGGTTCAAGAAGGATCTGCGCGTCCACGATCATCAACCACTGCTCGAGGCGGCCGCCCGAGGCCCCGTGCTCCCGCTGTACATTTACGAGCCCGAGCAACTCAACCATCCGGAATTCGGCGGCCATCATCTGCACTATCTCAACCAGTGCCTCGCCGAGCTGAACGACGCGCTGGGTTCCCTCGGCTCCCCCCTGATCTGTCGACACGGCGAAGCAGTCCAAGTCCTTGAGGCGCTGCACCACGAAGTTGGTGCGTTTACCCTGTGGGCACACGAAGAGACCGGCAATGGCGTCAGCGACCAGCGAGACCGCCGAGTTCGTGCGTGGTGCCGCGCACGAGGGCTCCCCTTCACCGAGACGCCGCAGAACGGGGTGGTGCGGCGCATGGTCAACCGTGACGGCTGGGCGGATACCTGGGAAGCCCGTCTGGGTGTCCCTCCGCTCCCCAGTCCTGACCACCTCACACCCGTTGACCTGCCGGCCAGCGGCCTCCTGACCCACACGGATCTGGCATTTGCACCCAACCGCAAGACCATCCCTCAGGGTGGCCGTCACACCGCCGAAGCCACCCTGGCGAGCTTCCTCAGCGCCAGGGGTGTTGGGTACCAGGCTGAGATGAGCAGTCCCCTGACTGCCGAAGACAGTTGCTCCCGGCTCAGCGCTCCCTTGGCCTTCGGGACGCTCAGCCTGCGAGAAGTCGTGCAGGCCACCCGTCAGCGCCTCGCTGCCGTCAGCGGGGACCGAGACGCTGACCCGCGCTGGGTGCGGTCCCTGCGGGCCTTCGAGAGCCGCCTGCACTGGCATTGTCACTTCATACAGCGCCTGGAGTCCGAACCTGACATGGAGTTCCGGCCCCTCAACCGGGCCTTCGATCAGCTGCGCCCCGACTGGCATCAACTGCGCTATGACCGCTGGGCCGCCGGACAGACCGGGTATCCCTTGCAGGATGCGTGCATGCGGATGCTTGAGGCGACCGGATGGCTGAATTTCCGCATGCGGGCCATGACCATCTCCTTTGCCAGCCAACTGCTGTGGCTCCCCTGGCAGAAACCCGGCGAGTACCTGGCGCATCAGTGGCTGGACAACGAACCGGGCATTCACTGGGCGCAGGTGCAGATGCAGAGCAGCACGGTCGGCATCAACCGTGTCCGCATCTACAACCCCACCAAGCAGGCCCGCGACCAGGACCCGACCGGCACATTCATCCGCCGCTGGGTGCCGGAGTTAAGCGATGTTCCCACCGATTTCATTCACGCGCCCTGGGAATGGAGTGGCGCGTCCCGCCTGAAGTACCCGGCCCCCATCGTGGACGCCGAGCGGGCCATGCGCGCGGCCAAAGCCAAGATCACCGCCGTCTGGCACACCGCCACGTTCCAAGCGGAAGCGCGGCGCATCTACACGCTGCATGGCAGCCGCAAGAAGGCGGTGATGCGGGCCGAGCGACTCGCCCGCGGGCTGCCGGAACGACCACGCCGCCCTGCCCCGAAACCTCGCCCAGTCTCTGTCCCTCGAACGGACACTCAGCCTAGGCTCTTTGACACGGTCAGCCCTGTGGCAGCGCCGATTGTGCCTGCACGCCTGCCGGTGTCGTGGCAGATCGCCCTGACGGACGCCTTCGCCGCCCCGTCGTTCCACCAGCTCAAAGACCTGCTGATTGCCGAGCGTGCGGCCCACACCATCTACCCACCGGCCCCCGACGTCTTCAACGCCCTGCGCCTCACACCGCTAGAGAACGTCAAAGTCCTGATCCTGGGGCAAGACCCGTATCACGGCACTGGTCAGGCACAGGGGCTGAGTTTCAGCGTGCCACCGGGAATCCGCGTGCCACCGAGTCTGCAGAACATCTACCGCGAACTCCAGACGGACCTGCCCGGGTTCACGCCCCCTCGGCACGGCGATCTGCGCGCCTGGGCGAGTCAGGGCGTCTTGCTGCTGAATGCCGTGCTGACCGTGCGGGCGGGTGCGCCCAACAGCCACGCGGGCCTCGGGTGGGAGCCGTTCACCGACGCGGTGATCCGAGCGGTCAATGCCAAGGCGGAACGGGTGGTGTTCATCCTGTGGGGCAACTACGCCCGCAAGAAGGCCAAGCTGGTGACCGGCCCACAACACCGCATCATCGAGAGTGCCCATCCCAGCCCGCTGAGTGCCACGCAGTTTCTGGGCACTCGACCGTTCTCAAGGGCAAATGCCGCCTTGATCGACGCAGGCGAACCACCGATTGACTGGCGGGTGCCGATCTCTTCCGAACGGCACCGTTGA